In a single window of the Flavobacterium sp. W4I14 genome:
- a CDS encoding hypothetical protein (product_source=Hypo-rule applied; pfam=PF12771; superfamily=48452) → MKIQHKIIHTVLGISLMSGMVSCKKGFEELNKPYKDATVSTATPAGFFNNLAKRATQEDYTLYTGLFMPVTNQQGVQNRNLPYTNYITSFWSTYYSDLADYKQLLKLISSSPNPGVYSDVKYMANILMAQKTLSMLDRYGDIPYSQAGIATEGAANYQPQYDKEESVYSSVLDDLKAATSGIGGSNQSSIGTYESFLANDFVAWKKFGNALRLRYAVRLSKTNLQTKAKETIAEILGNPSTYPLPNDQDLTALYKSNYGSYPLVVVPNSPDYGDRFWYAFRELSVSNIRMSSNVFTKMSSTNADDGSGFFDPRYKVWFMPNNAGKWVPQPQNGTVADGGTPYPNTSANAPMAPGTDPDNKFASFNYYLVRDFQSFPYVIISEADVHFLKAEIYNQGIGVAANQALAETEYNLGMRASVNFWYTTVNSNTTAIWPTAAKPGPITQAQIDVFTNNPAVKFTTGDVAGNYKKIITQSWLASMFNAVETWCTARRTGLTPKDATYTPTTYNRLPYPDDEKTNNAANLSAIGGNVSPEVQIQKKVYWMP, encoded by the coding sequence ATGAAAATTCAACATAAAATAATCCATACAGTACTTGGCATATCGCTAATGTCTGGAATGGTATCGTGTAAAAAGGGTTTCGAAGAATTAAATAAGCCATATAAAGATGCAACTGTTTCTACAGCAACTCCTGCAGGGTTTTTTAATAACTTGGCCAAACGCGCAACGCAAGAAGATTATACTTTATATACGGGTTTGTTTATGCCAGTTACAAACCAACAGGGTGTGCAAAACCGAAACTTGCCTTATACTAATTATATTACTTCTTTTTGGAGTACCTATTATTCTGATTTAGCAGATTATAAACAACTATTAAAGTTGATAAGTTCCTCCCCAAATCCAGGTGTATATAGTGACGTAAAGTATATGGCCAACATTTTAATGGCCCAAAAAACATTGTCTATGTTAGATCGCTATGGAGATATACCATATAGCCAAGCTGGTATTGCTACCGAAGGTGCAGCTAACTATCAACCACAATACGATAAGGAGGAGTCTGTTTACAGTAGTGTTTTAGATGATTTAAAGGCTGCCACTTCAGGGATAGGGGGTTCAAATCAGAGCTCAATTGGTACTTATGAGTCTTTTTTGGCGAATGATTTTGTAGCCTGGAAAAAATTCGGTAACGCGCTTAGATTGCGCTATGCAGTACGTTTAAGTAAAACAAATTTGCAAACCAAAGCTAAAGAAACAATTGCTGAAATTCTTGGTAACCCGTCAACTTACCCATTGCCAAACGATCAGGATCTTACCGCTTTATATAAAAGTAATTATGGTAGCTACCCATTGGTTGTAGTACCAAATAGCCCAGATTATGGCGATCGTTTTTGGTACGCATTTCGTGAGCTTTCGGTTTCCAATATCAGGATGAGTTCTAACGTATTTACTAAAATGTCATCAACCAATGCAGATGATGGTTCTGGGTTCTTCGACCCACGTTACAAGGTATGGTTTATGCCAAATAATGCAGGTAAATGGGTGCCTCAGCCTCAAAACGGAACAGTTGCAGATGGTGGTACACCTTATCCAAATACATCAGCTAATGCACCAATGGCTCCAGGTACCGATCCAGACAATAAGTTCGCTTCTTTTAATTATTATCTGGTTCGCGATTTTCAGAGTTTTCCTTATGTAATCATTTCAGAGGCTGACGTACATTTCTTAAAAGCCGAAATTTATAATCAAGGCATAGGTGTGGCAGCAAATCAGGCTTTGGCAGAAACAGAGTATAATTTGGGAATGAGAGCCTCGGTAAATTTTTGGTATACTACTGTTAACAGTAATACAACAGCCATTTGGCCAACTGCTGCCAAACCTGGTCCAATTACACAAGCACAAATTGATGTATTTACCAATAATCCGGCTGTGAAGTTTACAACAGGTGATGTGGCAGGAAATTATAAAAAAATAATAACCCAATCATGGCTAGCGAGCATGTTTAATGCTGTTGAAACCTGGTGTACAGCACGCCGTACCGGATTAACACCCAAAGATGCGACGTATACACCGACTACCTATAACAGATTGCCATATCCTGACGATGAAAAAACAAATAATGCGGCAAATCTTTCTGCCATTGGTGGTAATGTTAGTCCAGAAGTTCAGATTCAAAAGAAAGTTTATTGGATGCCTTAA
- a CDS encoding alpha-L-fucosidase (product_source=KO:K01206; cath_funfam=3.20.20.80; cleavage_site_network=SignalP-noTM; cog=COG3669; ko=KO:K01206; pfam=PF01120; smart=SM00812; superfamily=51445), translating to MKLKICFLFCFVLFAVNSFAQQNDIMPESEIYEWPKDDAVKKKLDTWQDKKFGMIIHWGLYAVPGIIESWSICSEDWIDRDSTIKYEDYKKWYWGLNEKFNPIKFNPEQWAKAGKSAGMKYLVFTTKHHDGFAMFDTKQSDFSIAKGPFSNNAKKDVAKYVFDAFRKENFMIGAYFSKPDWHSQYYWWDKYATADRNNNYDIRKNQWRWNMFKSYTQNQIGELMNNYGSIDILWLDGGWVRPRASVNKEVLSWGAPIPEWSQDIDMPKIAADARKAQPGLIVVDRTVHGQFENYQTPEQKIPENQLDYPWESCMTLGGAWGFVPNDQYKSAGEVVHKLVEIVAKGGSLLLGIGPKADGTLPDHVIARLDEIGKWTSKNGVAIYGTRITKNYHDGQNWFTQSKDGKTIYGISLIGNTPNKEISWQGSIPKKGSSITILSTNQKVKWRLKDSKVHFDFPKTDEKITLTFSFTPETN from the coding sequence ATGAAACTAAAAATTTGCTTTCTTTTCTGTTTTGTGCTATTTGCCGTGAATTCGTTTGCCCAGCAGAACGACATTATGCCTGAATCGGAGATTTATGAATGGCCAAAAGATGATGCAGTTAAAAAGAAACTCGATACCTGGCAGGATAAAAAGTTTGGAATGATTATCCACTGGGGGCTTTACGCTGTTCCAGGGATTATCGAATCTTGGTCGATCTGTTCTGAAGATTGGATTGATAGAGACAGTACCATTAAATACGAAGATTATAAAAAATGGTATTGGGGCCTAAACGAAAAATTTAACCCAATAAAGTTCAATCCTGAGCAATGGGCCAAAGCAGGTAAAAGTGCAGGAATGAAATATCTGGTGTTTACCACTAAACATCACGATGGCTTTGCCATGTTTGATACCAAACAATCTGATTTTAGTATTGCAAAAGGTCCTTTTTCAAACAATGCTAAAAAAGACGTGGCTAAATATGTGTTCGATGCTTTCCGTAAAGAAAATTTTATGATCGGTGCTTATTTTTCTAAACCAGATTGGCATTCTCAATACTATTGGTGGGACAAATATGCCACTGCAGATAGAAATAACAATTATGATATCAGAAAGAACCAGTGGCGGTGGAATATGTTCAAAAGCTATACTCAGAACCAGATTGGAGAGTTGATGAACAATTACGGAAGCATTGATATTTTATGGTTAGATGGCGGATGGGTCCGTCCCCGGGCTAGCGTAAATAAAGAGGTACTTTCTTGGGGTGCACCTATTCCAGAGTGGAGTCAGGATATTGATATGCCGAAAATTGCCGCTGATGCCAGAAAAGCACAACCTGGTTTGATTGTAGTTGATAGAACGGTACATGGCCAGTTTGAAAACTACCAAACCCCTGAACAGAAAATCCCTGAAAACCAGTTGGATTATCCATGGGAAAGCTGCATGACGTTAGGCGGAGCCTGGGGTTTTGTACCCAACGATCAGTATAAATCGGCAGGCGAAGTGGTTCATAAATTAGTAGAAATAGTAGCCAAAGGTGGAAGTTTGCTTTTAGGCATTGGGCCTAAAGCTGATGGAACGTTGCCTGATCATGTGATTGCAAGATTGGATGAAATTGGGAAGTGGACCAGTAAAAATGGTGTTGCTATCTACGGAACAAGGATTACCAAAAACTACCATGATGGACAGAACTGGTTCACGCAAAGTAAAGATGGTAAAACTATCTACGGTATCAGTTTAATTGGCAATACGCCAAACAAAGAAATTTCATGGCAAGGGAGTATCCCTAAAAAAGGAAGTTCAATTACTATTTTAAGTACCAATCAAAAGGTAAAATGGAGATTGAAAGATAGCAAGGTACACTTTGATTTTCCTAAAACAGATGAGAAAATAACCTTGACTTTTTCTTTTACGCCCGAAACTAATTAG
- a CDS encoding putative NBD/HSP70 family sugar kinase (product_source=COG1940; cath_funfam=1.10.10.10,3.30.420.40; cog=COG1940; pfam=PF00480; superfamily=46785,53067), whose product MSVTIKKAQRLRADIIKLLYYKKKSSLTDLSKRTKKSLPLITSTVNALIEDGLIIEQGLAPSTGGRRPLNFLLNPDYKRYIIAVAMDQLTSQLTIYDLSNHQVLPTQVIDLDMTESKSADTLIEFIDHCIKKSTIDKENLLGIGIGMPGFVNAEKGMNYSFMQVENDISLQDYLAKKLSLPVYIDNDSSLIALAELNFGEARNLKDVLVVNIGWGTGLGMIINGKLYRGSSGYAGEFSHIPLSNSNTLCSCGKRGCLEVETSLLVMVQKAEAAVKNGEETSLKTLFNDKSKSHVDHFLNAVVKQDPVAISILADAAFQIGKGLATLIHIMNPERIVLSGRGAKAGKMLLPPIQQAINEFCIPRVAEQTEIKLSALTDEAELLAAASLMVENSLFE is encoded by the coding sequence ATGTCTGTAACTATTAAGAAAGCACAACGATTAAGAGCTGATATCATTAAGCTACTTTATTATAAAAAAAAGTCATCGCTTACTGATTTAAGCAAGCGTACTAAAAAGAGCTTGCCTTTAATTACGTCGACTGTAAATGCATTGATAGAAGATGGCTTAATTATCGAACAAGGGTTAGCGCCATCTACAGGAGGCAGACGCCCTTTAAATTTTCTATTAAACCCCGATTATAAGAGGTACATAATAGCCGTAGCAATGGATCAGTTAACAAGTCAGTTAACGATATACGATTTGTCCAATCACCAGGTTTTGCCAACTCAGGTGATAGATTTAGACATGACCGAAAGTAAAAGTGCCGATACTTTAATTGAATTCATTGATCATTGTATAAAAAAATCAACAATCGATAAAGAAAATTTATTGGGGATTGGTATAGGTATGCCGGGTTTTGTGAATGCAGAAAAGGGAATGAACTATTCCTTTATGCAGGTTGAAAACGATATAAGCCTGCAAGACTACCTCGCTAAAAAATTAAGCTTACCAGTATACATAGATAACGATTCGAGTTTGATTGCCTTAGCTGAATTAAACTTTGGTGAAGCAAGAAATTTAAAAGATGTACTCGTAGTTAATATTGGCTGGGGTACAGGTTTGGGAATGATAATAAATGGCAAATTATACCGGGGCAGTAGCGGCTATGCAGGTGAATTTAGTCACATTCCTTTATCTAACTCAAATACCTTATGCTCTTGTGGTAAACGAGGCTGCCTTGAAGTTGAAACCTCTCTTTTGGTGATGGTTCAAAAAGCAGAAGCAGCGGTGAAAAATGGAGAAGAAACAAGTCTAAAAACGCTTTTTAACGATAAAAGTAAAAGCCATGTAGATCATTTCCTGAATGCAGTTGTAAAACAAGATCCTGTAGCCATTTCTATATTAGCTGATGCCGCATTTCAGATTGGTAAAGGATTAGCCACTTTAATCCATATTATGAATCCTGAACGGATTGTGTTAAGTGGCCGTGGTGCTAAAGCAGGAAAAATGCTTCTGCCGCCAATACAACAGGCCATTAATGAATTTTGCATACCGAGAGTAGCCGAACAGACGGAAATTAAGTTGTCTGCATTGACCGATGAAGCCGAGCTATTGGCAGCAGCTAGTTTGATGGTAGAAAATAGCTTATTTGAATAA
- a CDS encoding iron complex outermembrane receptor protein (product_source=KO:K02014; cath_funfam=2.170.130.10,2.60.40.1120; cleavage_site_network=SignalP-noTM; ko=KO:K02014; pfam=PF00593,PF07715,PF13715; superfamily=49464,56935; tigrfam=TIGR04056; transmembrane_helix_parts=Inside_1_4,TMhelix_5_24,Outside_25_1142) encodes MKKMYLQCLCVLLLTFLTITAFAQKTITGTVVEASGPIPGVSVSIKGTTKATQTDAVGKFSISVTEGNTLIFRSVGYVSKEIIVGASSTINVKLESSSNSLDEVQVTTAFGIKKEKRALGYSTQEVAGKDLIIGQAPTIAQGLMGKVAGLQISQSGGGVEGGSSRIVVRGNTSLTGDNRALIIVDGVALNNDPANVNGNNTSSVAGSTGADVSSNNDWGTGMNFINQDDIESITVLKGPAAAALYGARGGNGVILITRKKGSNRPGLGIDYNYSYRHTNPYEIQNFQNEYGQGGVASMLTADNNKMFPVNGAGQRYQIGNGYNPTGTYLSNSFGTVPYPNGKLTDAYFSYPGSQSWGPRFDNQPILNYDGVLRPYSAQPDNWKAFFPDGSVVSHNVAISGGSENATGRLSYTRNDTKANILNSNMQSNTFNLGSTLKVSKKLSAEVTASYVNFTRLNAPTVGSGYLGGVIYSMPRDYNPYVDFDNTYGPNNTRKDVLTSSNFPAGSPAYPFSGGYLGNQYWNAFNNNTVFNRNGLTGGMKLMADLTDFLNVTAQGGVDNSNDVTTVKNQPTDILGQANGAYKLAQAKNLSTNLQAFARLHKDNLFGKEINASLTAGVERYYRNDYISSNRTDGNLVKPFVFALNNGANPVPQPEETKYAKKINSAYSFLNLSYKNYLFLEATARNDWSSTLANGSNSYFYPAANLSYVFTDGIKGMQNSLPWLSFGKLKLSYAETGSDTDPYTIFNVLDVSTNNGQQAQSLPGTLKFEGVKPQRSRSYEAGLSLGFFKNRLNVDLTAYSMKTFNQILDNPLALSSGFSTVKINTGSLGNTGFEFIISGSPIKTKDFSWDVSVSGAHARTKVLALQDGVNTLTLGNFFGGNGISQRVTVGDYYGTLYGKDFTYLNGNKVVKRALGTDGLPLQYTVDGKSYYAGTQWVLSDGEVPIGNSQPFLTGGITNTFKYKAFSLYVLADAKIGGDTFFGSYAAGMGSGNLEETLKERNGGGLPLVYPDGTRANTGVILDGVFADGTRNTDVVNYQWYYQGTFSAWNHLGVPRSAAVFKNSWMKLREVALTYQVPAKFIQKTKFIQNLSLSLVGRDLFYIFTTIPKGLNPEGVNSIGNMQGIEYDSLPKTRSFGFTIRSSF; translated from the coding sequence ATGAAAAAAATGTACTTACAGTGCTTATGTGTGTTGTTGTTAACTTTTTTGACAATAACAGCTTTTGCACAGAAAACCATTACCGGTACGGTGGTGGAAGCATCTGGGCCAATACCAGGTGTAAGTGTCTCTATTAAAGGCACAACTAAAGCTACCCAAACAGATGCCGTGGGTAAATTCTCTATTTCGGTTACAGAAGGAAATACCCTTATCTTTAGATCTGTTGGCTATGTTTCAAAAGAAATAATTGTGGGTGCATCTTCAACAATAAATGTTAAGTTAGAATCATCTTCTAACAGTTTGGATGAAGTTCAGGTAACTACAGCTTTTGGTATAAAGAAAGAAAAAAGAGCTTTAGGTTACTCTACGCAAGAAGTTGCAGGTAAAGATTTAATTATTGGCCAGGCGCCAACCATTGCACAGGGTTTGATGGGTAAAGTAGCTGGTTTACAAATTTCACAATCTGGTGGAGGTGTAGAAGGCGGCTCATCAAGAATTGTAGTCCGTGGAAATACTTCATTAACAGGCGATAACAGGGCGCTGATTATTGTTGACGGTGTAGCACTTAATAATGACCCTGCCAATGTGAACGGTAACAATACTTCATCTGTTGCGGGGAGTACCGGTGCCGATGTTTCCTCCAATAACGATTGGGGTACAGGTATGAATTTCATCAACCAGGATGATATTGAAAGTATTACCGTATTAAAAGGTCCGGCTGCTGCTGCATTATACGGTGCGAGAGGGGGTAATGGTGTTATTTTAATTACCCGTAAAAAGGGGAGTAATAGGCCAGGGCTAGGTATCGATTACAATTATAGCTACCGACATACCAATCCTTACGAAATACAAAACTTTCAAAATGAGTACGGGCAGGGTGGTGTTGCCTCAATGCTAACAGCAGATAACAATAAAATGTTTCCAGTTAACGGTGCAGGGCAGCGGTACCAGATTGGAAATGGATATAACCCAACAGGAACCTATTTAAGTAATTCTTTTGGTACGGTTCCTTATCCCAATGGTAAATTAACTGATGCTTATTTCAGTTATCCTGGAAGTCAATCATGGGGCCCGAGATTTGATAATCAGCCGATCTTAAATTACGATGGTGTATTAAGACCTTATTCTGCGCAACCAGATAACTGGAAGGCATTTTTTCCTGATGGTTCTGTGGTGAGTCATAATGTGGCGATTTCTGGAGGAAGTGAGAATGCCACAGGCCGACTTTCTTATACAAGAAATGATACCAAAGCCAACATCCTAAACAGTAATATGCAATCAAATACTTTTAATCTGGGTTCTACGTTAAAAGTTTCTAAAAAATTAAGTGCTGAGGTTACTGCAAGCTATGTTAATTTCACGCGCTTGAATGCTCCTACCGTTGGTTCAGGTTATCTTGGGGGAGTGATTTACTCTATGCCAAGAGATTATAATCCTTATGTCGATTTTGATAATACCTATGGCCCTAACAACACGCGTAAAGATGTACTTACTTCGAGTAATTTTCCGGCAGGTTCACCAGCTTATCCCTTCAGCGGAGGTTATTTGGGCAACCAATATTGGAATGCATTTAATAACAATACTGTATTTAACAGGAACGGATTAACAGGTGGAATGAAGTTAATGGCCGATTTAACTGATTTCTTAAATGTTACGGCACAGGGCGGTGTAGATAATTCAAATGATGTAACTACTGTAAAAAACCAACCTACCGATATACTAGGGCAGGCAAATGGCGCGTATAAATTAGCACAGGCGAAAAATTTATCAACCAATCTGCAAGCTTTTGCACGCTTACACAAAGATAATCTTTTTGGTAAAGAGATTAATGCCAGCCTGACTGCAGGTGTAGAAAGATATTACAGAAATGATTATATTTCAAGTAACAGAACTGATGGTAATTTGGTGAAACCATTCGTTTTTGCGCTGAATAACGGTGCAAATCCTGTTCCTCAACCAGAAGAAACTAAATACGCTAAAAAGATCAACTCTGCATATAGTTTCTTAAACCTTTCTTATAAAAACTACTTATTTTTAGAAGCTACAGCACGTAATGACTGGTCGAGTACATTGGCAAATGGTTCGAACTCATATTTTTACCCAGCAGCTAATTTAAGTTATGTGTTTACTGATGGCATTAAAGGAATGCAGAACAGTTTGCCTTGGTTAAGCTTTGGTAAACTGAAACTTTCTTATGCAGAAACAGGTTCTGATACCGATCCTTATACTATTTTTAACGTTTTGGACGTATCTACAAATAATGGCCAGCAGGCGCAGAGTTTGCCGGGAACATTAAAATTTGAAGGTGTGAAGCCTCAACGAAGCAGGTCCTACGAAGCTGGTTTATCATTGGGTTTCTTTAAAAATAGGTTAAATGTAGATTTAACAGCTTACTCAATGAAAACCTTTAACCAGATTCTCGATAATCCATTGGCCTTATCATCTGGTTTCAGCACTGTTAAAATTAATACAGGCTCACTGGGTAATACCGGTTTTGAATTTATCATTAGCGGATCTCCGATAAAAACAAAAGATTTTAGTTGGGATGTATCTGTTAGCGGAGCGCATGCCAGAACGAAAGTTTTAGCCTTACAGGATGGTGTAAATACTTTAACATTAGGTAACTTTTTTGGAGGTAATGGTATTTCTCAAAGAGTTACCGTTGGTGATTATTATGGCACATTGTATGGTAAAGATTTTACATACTTAAATGGCAATAAAGTAGTAAAACGTGCTTTAGGTACCGATGGACTACCTTTACAATATACAGTTGATGGTAAAAGTTATTATGCTGGTACCCAATGGGTATTGAGTGATGGCGAGGTACCTATTGGTAATTCGCAACCATTTTTAACCGGTGGTATTACGAATACTTTTAAATATAAAGCATTTTCACTGTATGTATTAGCTGATGCAAAGATTGGTGGTGATACATTTTTTGGCTCTTATGCTGCTGGTATGGGTAGTGGCAACTTAGAAGAAACCTTAAAAGAGCGTAATGGTGGAGGATTGCCTTTAGTATATCCTGATGGAACACGTGCAAATACAGGTGTAATATTGGATGGTGTATTTGCTGACGGTACACGGAATACCGATGTAGTTAACTACCAATGGTATTATCAGGGAACATTTTCAGCATGGAACCACCTTGGTGTACCTCGGTCTGCAGCAGTATTTAAAAACTCATGGATGAAATTAAGAGAGGTTGCCCTAACTTATCAGGTTCCTGCGAAATTCATTCAAAAAACCAAATTTATTCAAAACCTGTCGCTTTCATTAGTCGGAAGAGATCTCTTCTATATTTTTACTACTATACCTAAAGGACTAAATCCGGAAGGAGTAAACAGTATAGGTAATATGCAAGGAATTGAATACGATTCGTTGCCAAAAACAAGATCGTTTGGTTTCACGATACGTTCTTCATTTTAA
- a CDS encoding beta-glucosidase (product_source=KO:K05349; cath_funfam=2.60.40.10,3.20.20.300,3.40.50.1700; cleavage_site_network=SignalP-TM; cog=COG1472; ko=KO:K05349; pfam=PF00933,PF01915,PF07691,PF14310; smart=SM00758,SM01217; superfamily=51445,52279; transmembrane_helix_parts=Inside_1_6,TMhelix_7_24,Outside_25_890), whose protein sequence is MPKPRRYLYLLPALFFCSGLFAQVKKGQPLPYKNPKLSIDLRVKDLISRMTPEEKFWQLFMIPGDVTTENKTQFKNGIFGLQVSAAAQGSGNAQQMLTYNTSEDGLSLAKKVNKIQKYFVEETRLGIPIIPFDEALHGLVRQGATAFPQSIGLAASFDTTLVAKIGTAIANEARARGLRDLLAPVINMATDVRWGRVEETYGEDPYLTTVMGHAFMNAIERQNIIVTPKHFIANVGDGGRDSYPIEMDKHFLEEIHFPAFKDGVKNIGIRSLMTSYNSVFGTPATSNKWLLTTKLKTEWGFKGFVISDAGAVGGANVLHFTAKDYKDATAQAINAGLDVIFQVDYNHYKLFLPAFLDGSIPKSRIDDALSRVLKAKFELGLFEHPYVDESIAEKMLSDQSNHNLAKEAALKSFVLLKNENNTLPLKSAKQILLVGEDAIEARLGGYSGTGNNKINILDGLKNAVPNNVKVNYVKGSSRELQSYIPIDSQFLSVNQKAGLMGSYYKGLQFSGKPVKEVNDKAVNFSWTLYPPDEQLQLDDYSVRWTGKIKVPQNADVNIGLEGNDGYRLYLDNQLLIDNWDKKSFNTKTVPFHFEKNKQYAIKVEFYEPKGNGKIKLIWDYNIRKSNEIADAVAAAKNSDAVVFVAGIKEGEFLDRAMLNLPGNQEMLLEELAKTGKPIIVVLTGGSAINMQPWLNNVSAVLNVWYPGEAGGSAIADVLLGKVNPSGKLPITYPIDESQLPLVYNHKPTGRGDDYNNLTGEPLFPFGYGLSYTSFSYNNLRFNRKSIAKNETTTVSFELKNTGDYDGEEVVQLYMRPLLSKLAQPVLTLRAFQRVHLKVGETKVISFKLNKEVLQTLNINNVWEVAPGEYRIMIGSSSKSLYLKDNLTVKP, encoded by the coding sequence ATGCCGAAACCCAGAAGATACCTATACTTATTGCCTGCATTATTTTTCTGCAGTGGCCTTTTTGCTCAAGTTAAAAAAGGGCAACCTTTACCCTATAAAAATCCGAAATTAAGTATCGATCTGAGGGTAAAAGACCTCATTTCGAGAATGACACCAGAAGAGAAATTCTGGCAGTTATTTATGATTCCTGGAGATGTTACAACTGAAAATAAGACACAATTTAAAAACGGTATTTTTGGTTTGCAGGTAAGTGCTGCTGCACAGGGAAGTGGTAATGCACAACAAATGTTAACCTACAATACTTCTGAAGACGGACTTTCTCTAGCTAAAAAGGTAAATAAAATTCAAAAATATTTTGTTGAGGAAACCCGTTTGGGCATTCCCATCATTCCATTTGATGAGGCTTTACATGGTTTGGTTAGGCAAGGCGCTACTGCTTTTCCACAATCAATTGGTTTAGCTGCAAGTTTCGATACTACTTTAGTGGCCAAAATCGGTACCGCTATTGCCAATGAGGCAAGGGCACGCGGTTTGAGAGATCTTTTGGCACCTGTAATCAATATGGCTACAGATGTAAGATGGGGCAGGGTAGAAGAAACCTATGGAGAAGACCCTTATCTAACAACTGTAATGGGTCATGCTTTTATGAATGCCATAGAAAGGCAGAATATCATTGTTACCCCAAAACATTTTATTGCCAATGTTGGCGATGGTGGGCGGGATAGCTACCCGATAGAGATGGATAAACATTTTTTAGAAGAAATCCATTTTCCAGCATTTAAAGATGGGGTTAAAAACATAGGTATCCGTTCATTAATGACTTCCTATAACAGCGTTTTTGGTACTCCGGCAACTTCAAATAAATGGCTGCTTACCACTAAACTGAAAACAGAATGGGGATTTAAAGGTTTCGTAATTTCTGATGCAGGGGCAGTTGGAGGTGCCAATGTATTACATTTTACGGCCAAAGATTATAAAGATGCCACAGCGCAAGCAATTAATGCGGGCCTTGATGTAATCTTTCAGGTAGATTATAATCATTACAAACTTTTTCTGCCTGCATTTTTAGATGGTAGCATTCCAAAATCGAGAATAGATGATGCATTGTCAAGAGTTCTGAAAGCTAAATTCGAGCTGGGGCTCTTTGAGCATCCTTACGTAGATGAAAGCATTGCTGAAAAGATGTTAAGCGATCAAAGTAATCACAATCTAGCCAAAGAGGCCGCTTTAAAATCTTTTGTGCTCCTCAAAAACGAGAATAACACACTTCCGTTAAAAAGTGCAAAGCAGATCTTACTGGTAGGGGAAGATGCTATTGAAGCCAGATTAGGCGGCTATAGCGGTACCGGAAACAATAAGATAAATATTTTGGATGGCTTAAAAAACGCAGTACCCAATAATGTTAAGGTTAATTATGTAAAAGGCAGTAGCCGGGAACTGCAATCTTATATTCCGATAGATAGCCAGTTTCTTTCTGTTAACCAGAAAGCAGGATTAATGGGAAGCTATTACAAAGGGCTTCAATTCTCAGGGAAACCCGTTAAAGAAGTAAATGATAAGGCCGTTAATTTCAGTTGGACATTATACCCGCCAGATGAGCAGCTCCAATTGGATGATTATTCGGTAAGGTGGACAGGTAAAATTAAGGTGCCACAAAATGCTGATGTTAATATCGGATTGGAGGGAAATGATGGTTACCGATTATACCTGGATAACCAATTACTTATCGATAATTGGGACAAAAAATCTTTCAATACGAAAACCGTTCCGTTTCATTTCGAGAAAAATAAGCAGTATGCAATTAAGGTCGAATTTTATGAACCCAAAGGCAATGGTAAAATCAAACTGATCTGGGATTATAACATCAGGAAATCAAACGAAATAGCTGATGCGGTGGCTGCCGCAAAAAATAGCGATGCAGTTGTATTTGTTGCAGGCATAAAAGAAGGAGAATTTCTGGACAGGGCGATGTTAAACCTGCCTGGAAATCAAGAAATGTTACTGGAAGAACTCGCAAAAACCGGGAAACCTATTATTGTGGTATTAACTGGTGGAAGTGCCATTAATATGCAGCCTTGGTTAAATAATGTAAGCGCAGTTTTAAATGTGTGGTACCCAGGCGAAGCAGGCGGTAGCGCCATTGCAGATGTATTGCTTGGCAAGGTAAATCCATCAGGTAAACTTCCAATTACTTACCCGATAGATGAATCGCAGTTACCATTGGTGTACAACCATAAACCTACGGGAAGAGGCGATGATTATAACAACTTAACCGGCGAACCACTTTTTCCATTCGGATATGGATTAAGTTATACCAGCTTTTCTTACAACAATTTGAGGTTTAACCGTAAAAGTATAGCTAAAAATGAAACCACTACGGTAAGCTTCGAGCTTAAAAATACAGGCGATTACGATGGTGAAGAAGTGGTACAGTTATACATGAGACCATTGTTAAGCAAATTGGCACAGCCAGTTCTTACACTAAGGGCTTTTCAGAGGGTACATTTAAAGGTTGGTGAAACAAAGGTAATTTCATTCAAACTGAATAAAGAGGTGCTGCAAACACTCAATATCAATAATGTATGGGAAGTAGCTCCTGGGGAATATAGAATTATGATCGGATCATCAAGTAAATCACTTTACTTAAAAGACAATTTAACTGTTAAGCCTTAA